A single region of the Blattabacterium cuenoti genome encodes:
- a CDS encoding putative porin → MKIFILVFLLYIFPYNKKEIIDISKKNSIEEYHPIDQDYKFWTEKKNFKKTFLDTKSFSIKKYYSHNFFKHDDFGSFYSNGQNLFIPINTEKISLFSKKMFLFKDPFFSCEKIQYFDVKTPTSEIFYSKNSFKEKISGFFFSQSPNENTNYSIEYRNLNHKNEPNFEKNQKIFLTTFSYQDKDNYSYKLWGHYILQKFDLKEEIIKKWNIRKNIFFDKKKFIYNRFYINFIQKIKENRNKSFFLKTYIEYEKYSKDHLIYYKKNKINHFHLKNGLFLIFNQKKFNLEIGSILDKIYYELFSINEYNTKIIPKNKYIKNFSIETKINYPINNIFKFHSNVKWMMDNFKKPTSLQGKIILNTFFLSKINFLTQLKIYKNTINSDFIPIYLLLKNKDCYNNQRKNMLLFNKEQTIDFSLFYDKNYHISFFISRLDHVFQNKTEEMEKFLYRKSLKLYSLKLTTIHDIWKFQLHNTFLYQKNNSDPFIFPIPNFLSRNTISYKDNYFNKALSMQTGFSIHYFSNFYYKKINYPFDLHSFSSEKECFPNKIGGNPFIDYFLNLKIYKTVFYLSIQNIGLNYISKNNKELFIKIGFLWNLFT, encoded by the coding sequence ATCGTTTTCTATAAAAAAATATTATTCTCATAATTTTTTTAAACATGACGATTTTGGTTCATTTTATAGTAATGGGCAAAATTTATTTATTCCTATAAATACGGAAAAAATATCTCTTTTTTCTAAAAAAATGTTTCTTTTTAAAGATCCTTTCTTTTCTTGTGAAAAAATACAATATTTTGATGTTAAAACTCCTACTTCAGAAATTTTTTATTCCAAAAATTCTTTTAAAGAAAAAATATCAGGATTTTTTTTTTCTCAAAGTCCAAATGAAAATACCAATTATTCTATAGAATATAGAAATCTTAATCATAAAAATGAACCTAATTTTGAAAAAAATCAAAAAATTTTTTTAACTACTTTTAGTTATCAAGATAAAGATAATTATTCATATAAATTATGGGGACATTATATTTTACAAAAATTCGATCTTAAAGAAGAAATCATAAAAAAATGGAACATTAGGAAAAATATTTTTTTTGATAAAAAAAAATTTATTTATAATAGATTTTATATAAATTTTATTCAAAAAATTAAAGAAAATAGGAATAAATCGTTTTTTTTAAAAACCTACATAGAATATGAAAAATATTCCAAAGATCATTTAATATATTATAAAAAAAATAAAATAAATCATTTTCATTTGAAAAATGGTTTATTTTTAATTTTTAATCAAAAAAAATTTAATTTAGAAATAGGATCTATTTTAGATAAAATCTATTATGAATTATTTTCTATTAATGAATATAATACAAAAATAATTCCTAAAAATAAGTATATAAAAAACTTCTCTATAGAAACAAAAATAAATTATCCTATTAATAACATTTTTAAATTTCATTCAAACGTTAAATGGATGATGGATAATTTTAAAAAACCTACTTCTTTACAAGGAAAGATTATTTTAAACACATTCTTTTTATCTAAAATAAATTTTTTAACTCAATTAAAAATTTATAAAAATACTATTAATAGTGATTTTATTCCTATTTATCTTTTATTAAAAAATAAAGATTGTTATAACAATCAACGAAAAAATATGCTTCTTTTTAATAAAGAACAAACAATAGATTTTTCTTTATTTTACGATAAAAATTATCATATTTCTTTTTTTATATCTAGACTAGATCATGTATTTCAAAATAAAACAGAAGAAATGGAAAAATTTTTATATCGTAAATCCCTTAAACTATACAGTTTAAAATTGACAACAATACATGATATATGGAAATTTCAATTACACAATACTTTTTTATATCAAAAAAATAATTCTGATCCGTTTATTTTTCCTATTCCAAATTTTTTATCAAGAAATACAATCTCTTATAAGGATAATTATTTTAATAAAGCTTTATCTATGCAAACAGGTTTTTCTATTCATTATTTTAGCAATTTTTATTATAAAAAAATTAATTATCCATTTGATTTACATTCTTTTTCTTCTGAAAAAGAATGTTTCCCAAATAAAATTGGAGGAAATCCTTTTATAGATTATTTCTTAAATTTAAAAATATATAAAACTGTATTCTATTTAAGCATTCAAAATATAGGATTAAATTATATTTCAAAAAATAATAAAGAATTATTTATTAAAATTGGATTTTTATGGAATCTTTTTACTTAA